One part of the Desulfonema ishimotonii genome encodes these proteins:
- a CDS encoding P-loop NTPase fold protein, translated as MMKKLKLLTDEALSFEKDSRQDELGFDRYSEALAGAVMGTEGPFTIGILGEWGTGKTSLMKMIREKIDQEENILTVWFNAWRFAQEEHPIVPLVATIFQALGEKEDFIENKEDKNRLTKALGSLVYGLSIKSSLKVPGFGGIQAELKPRDVIERMETADNPKAKAAISHATERSIYYGAFESLSDIRLDGDKKIVVLIDDMDRCLPDHVVKLLETIKLVLSQPHFLFILGISRTVIEGYLEHRYRQEYGLTEFRGSQYLDKIIQLPFFLPPHSERIKEFAKKLLKYFEEEKDYENIQVIADIIGPACYYNPREVVRFINKLIISSEINQRKTPIGYFAITLSLQQLWKKFFWDLLRFPELCPQIAQWKEAELSEYVRSFSERENLSSEEKAKGEILQTLNQDNNLKKLLFSRQGQSWLENTEARQTTIHHLSTQAEQFQRYEERISLIHSSWRYLKADERFKDKERKMYAFHAVIDAPREILNQINSVTYYLHPSYPNPVRIVTDMSTRFKLKELAWASSTLKAEVRLRNQEEPVRLSRHITLNETGPRI; from the coding sequence ATGATGAAAAAATTAAAACTCCTCACAGATGAAGCTTTAAGCTTTGAAAAAGATTCCAGGCAGGATGAGTTGGGTTTCGACAGATATTCGGAGGCACTGGCGGGGGCTGTGATGGGCACCGAAGGCCCGTTTACAATCGGAATTCTGGGAGAATGGGGTACGGGAAAGACCAGCCTGATGAAAATGATCAGAGAAAAAATAGATCAGGAAGAGAATATTCTGACTGTCTGGTTTAATGCGTGGCGCTTCGCCCAGGAAGAACATCCGATTGTACCTCTTGTCGCCACCATATTTCAGGCATTAGGTGAAAAAGAAGATTTTATAGAAAACAAGGAAGATAAAAATCGTTTAACCAAAGCGCTGGGCAGCCTTGTTTACGGACTTTCCATAAAATCCTCCCTGAAGGTTCCGGGTTTCGGGGGGATACAGGCGGAACTGAAACCCAGGGATGTGATTGAACGGATGGAAACAGCGGATAATCCGAAAGCCAAAGCAGCGATATCTCATGCAACGGAACGCAGCATTTACTATGGCGCGTTTGAAAGTCTGTCCGACATCAGGCTGGACGGCGATAAAAAAATTGTCGTACTGATAGATGATATGGACCGTTGTCTCCCGGATCATGTCGTCAAATTACTTGAAACCATAAAACTTGTTCTCTCACAACCACATTTTCTGTTTATTCTCGGAATCTCCCGCACGGTCATCGAAGGTTATCTGGAACACCGTTACAGACAGGAGTACGGGCTGACAGAATTCCGGGGATCACAATATCTCGACAAAATCATTCAATTGCCTTTTTTTCTCCCCCCTCATTCCGAACGCATAAAGGAATTTGCGAAAAAGCTGTTGAAATATTTTGAAGAAGAAAAAGATTATGAAAATATTCAGGTTATCGCGGATATCATCGGCCCAGCATGTTATTATAATCCGCGTGAAGTCGTTCGGTTTATAAACAAACTCATCATCTCATCAGAAATTAATCAGCGAAAAACCCCGATCGGATATTTTGCAATCACACTCAGCCTCCAGCAGCTATGGAAAAAATTTTTCTGGGATTTGTTGCGTTTCCCGGAATTGTGCCCTCAGATTGCCCAGTGGAAGGAAGCCGAGTTATCAGAATATGTCAGATCATTCAGCGAACGAGAAAACCTAAGCAGCGAAGAGAAGGCCAAAGGAGAAATTCTTCAGACACTTAATCAGGATAACAATCTGAAAAAACTGCTTTTTTCCAGACAGGGGCAAAGCTGGCTGGAGAACACGGAGGCGCGTCAGACAACAATTCATCACCTGAGCACCCAGGCTGAACAATTTCAAAGATATGAGGAAAGAATTTCCCTGATTCACAGCAGCTGGCGCTATCTGAAAGCTGACGAACGTTTTAAGGATAAAGAAAGAAAAATGTATGCTTTTCATGCCGTTATAGACGCACCGCGTGAAATTCTGAACCAGATAAATTCCGTCACATATTACCTCCATCCTTCTTACCCCAATCCTGTCCGAATTGTGACCGATATGTCTACCCGTTTCAAGTTAAAGGAATTGGCATGGGCCTCAAGCACGTTGAAAGCAGAAGTCCGGCTCAGAAATCAGGAAGAACCTGTTCGGCTGTCACGTCATATCACGCTTAATGAAACCGGGCCGCGCATTTAA
- a CDS encoding alpha-amylase family glycosyl hydrolase gives MQMRGTILQPWNWHTPRLDSEGKTLWKRLMRDAEKIRKSGYTAVWLPPASKASGGTGDVGYAIKDWYDLDGTRYGDAVSLKAACQALRQANLQVYHDQVHNHLIGGEDEEDILCLHVKKNNKNEPFRPDSQWFRCTIPTRFPWLGLDHSHFDAYHPNGHDCWVLRGKRFDCEAHQDPWGGCDLDFDSMDVVSKLEAFGNWYRSEVHVDGYRFDAVKHIRPMGTLGFLTTMRQSAGANIFAVGEFLHEDIRVLHKYITATQGQISLFDVPLQRKLVRASLQGRAFDISTLLTGTLTKDQPTLAVPYVHSHDDQPPIHGMEHLGHYVGDWFISQAYALILLRDKGYPLVADTDTLRHPDMVRRYMRLRQHCTFGHREDRFDHPNTVGWSFSGGHGFDNSMAVVMTNGDHGRKWLPTGRPHTCYRDFTDALGYSVTTNEDGWAEFECPAGGTSAWVEETKYRWLKSRDYETEPHLPGA, from the coding sequence ATGCAGATGCGCGGAACCATTCTGCAACCCTGGAACTGGCATACGCCAAGGCTTGACAGCGAGGGAAAAACCCTCTGGAAACGCCTGATGCGGGATGCGGAAAAAATTCGGAAAAGCGGCTATACTGCCGTCTGGCTACCGCCTGCCAGCAAGGCGTCCGGCGGGACCGGGGACGTCGGCTACGCCATCAAAGACTGGTATGACCTGGACGGCACCAGGTATGGCGACGCTGTCAGTTTAAAGGCCGCGTGCCAGGCACTCCGCCAGGCAAACCTTCAGGTGTATCACGACCAGGTCCACAATCATCTCATCGGCGGTGAGGATGAAGAAGATATCCTGTGCCTCCATGTCAAAAAGAACAACAAAAACGAACCGTTCAGGCCGGACAGCCAGTGGTTCCGGTGTACCATCCCGACCCGGTTCCCGTGGCTGGGTCTCGACCACAGCCACTTTGACGCATACCACCCGAACGGGCACGACTGCTGGGTGCTGCGCGGAAAGCGGTTCGACTGCGAGGCGCACCAGGACCCGTGGGGCGGATGCGATCTGGACTTTGACAGCATGGACGTCGTCAGCAAGCTGGAGGCGTTTGGCAACTGGTACAGGTCGGAAGTCCATGTGGACGGATACCGGTTCGACGCCGTCAAGCACATCCGGCCCATGGGCACCCTCGGATTCCTTACGACCATGCGGCAGTCGGCCGGCGCGAATATATTCGCGGTCGGCGAATTTCTGCACGAGGATATCCGGGTTCTTCACAAATACATCACAGCCACACAGGGCCAGATCTCTCTTTTCGATGTCCCCCTGCAGCGAAAGCTGGTGAGGGCCTCCCTCCAGGGCCGCGCCTTTGACATTAGCACCCTGCTCACGGGAACGCTGACAAAAGACCAGCCCACGCTCGCGGTTCCCTATGTCCACAGCCATGACGACCAGCCGCCCATCCACGGCATGGAACACCTGGGCCACTATGTCGGCGACTGGTTCATTTCCCAGGCATACGCTCTTATCCTGCTGCGGGATAAGGGATATCCGCTGGTTGCCGACACGGACACGCTCCGTCACCCGGACATGGTCCGCCGCTACATGCGCCTCCGGCAACACTGCACCTTCGGCCATCGCGAAGACCGTTTCGATCACCCCAACACAGTGGGATGGTCCTTCTCCGGGGGCCACGGTTTCGACAACAGCATGGCCGTTGTCATGACCAACGGCGATCACGGCCGCAAATGGCTCCCCACCGGGCGGCCTCACACCTGTTACCGCGACTTCACCGATGCCCTCGGCTATTCTGTCACCACCAACGAAGACGGCTGGGCCGAATTCGAATGCCCGGCCGGCGGAACGTCGGCGTGGGTGGAGGAGACCAAGTACCGGTGGCTGAAAAGCCGGGATTATGAAACCGAACCTCACCTGCCGGGAGCTTGA